From Callithrix jacchus isolate 240 chromosome 3, calJac240_pri, whole genome shotgun sequence, a single genomic window includes:
- the LOC144581750 gene encoding uncharacterized protein LOC144581750 yields MQGALQLLLLGTSILECPAPTLLSICNGSLRGRPLAFEALDLSLEPADVPVHLGDLSLCTPQVIPVLPSQPLQLLILDLVYALCLSPAAVGYLHVLRLDLSDDAVHVQGAAVVHGQQHRRVGDLGLQLLDLLFIQLPEKVDLVSQSFQARLQLYLVHVSFIHILILHS; encoded by the coding sequence ATGCAGGGTGctctccagctcctgctgcttgGTACGAGCATCCTCGAGTGCCCGGCACCCACGCTGCTCAGCATCTGCAATGGCAGCCTCCGGGGAAGAcctctggcctttgaggccctcgatctcagcctggagccggcTGATGTTCCAGTTCATCTTGGAGATCTCAGTCTTTGTACGCCGCAGGTCATCcccgtgcttcccagccagcctctgcagctcctcatacttgatctggtataCGCTCTCTGCCTTAGCCCGGCTGCGGTTGGCTATCTCCATGTACTGCGCCTTGACCTCAGCGATGATGCTGTCCATGTCCAGGGAGcggctgttgtccatggacagcaaCACAGACGTGTCggagatctgggactgcagctcctggatctcctcttcatacagctgcctgagAAAGTTGATCTAgtcagtcagtccttccaggccagactccagctctaccttgttcatgtaagcttTATCCACATCCTTATCCTTCATTCTTaa